In the genome of Streptomyces sp. P3, the window CCTCGTCCGGGCGGGCGTCGACCCGCGCGTTCTCACCGGCTTCGCGGGCGAGCCCCTCCTCGGCGGCGGCGAACCCGTGGGCCGCCTCCGACCCGTCCGGGCACTGGACCCGGTCACCGTGCGGGCCTGCGCCTGAGGGCTCCGGTGGCCACCGGGTGTGCGCGGTGGCCACCGGCGGAACGCCGGCCGTCAACCGGCCGCTCCTCCCACCGCAGACCCGGCCGGGCCCCGCGTCCGGCCGCCTGACCGCCGCTCCGGTCACCACCGGACGGCACCCGGCCGGCTCGGGCGGACCTCACCCCGTACCGCCCGAGCCGGCCGCCACCGGGACCCGTCTCCTTCGCACCCCCACCCTCACCCTCAGCGCCAGCCTCAGAAAGAGGTCGCCCCCTCATGACCACCGCCGTCACCCGCAGCGAACACGACCTGCTCGGAGACCGGGACGTTCCCGCCGAGGCGTACTGGGGCGTGCACACCCTGCGCGCCACCGAGAACTTCCCCATCACCGGCACGCCGATCTCGGCCCACCCGCATCTCGTCGACGCCCTCGCCGCCGTCAAGGAGGCCGCCGCCCTCGCGAACGAGGAGCTCGGCCTGCTGGAGCCGGAGAAGGCGGCCGCGATCGTCGCCGCATGCCGCGAGATCCGCGCCGGCCGGCTGCACGACCAGTTCGTCGTGGACGTCGTCCAGGGCGGCGCGGGCACCTCGACCAACATGAACGCCAACGAGGTGATCGCCAACCGGGCGCTGGAGCTGCTGGGCCACGCGAAGGGGGAGTACCGGTTCCTGCACCCCAACGAGCACGTCAACCTCGGCCAGTCCACCAACGACGTGTACCCGACCGCCGTCAAGGTGGCGACGGTGTTCGCGGTGCGCGGACTGCTCGACGCGATGGCCGTGCTGCAGAATTCCTACGCCCGTAAGGCCGTCGAGTTCCGCGACGTGCTCAAGATGGGCCGGACCCAGCTGCAGGACGCGGTGCCGATGACGCTCGGTCAGGAGTTCTCCGCGTACGCCGTCATGACCGACGAGGACCGCAGCCGTCTCGCCGAGGCCGTCGAGCTGATCCACGAGATCAACCTGGGCGCGACCGCGATCGGCACCGGCCTCAACGCGCCCGCCGGCTACGCCGAGTCGGCCCGCGGCCATCTCGCGCGGATCACCGGGCTGCCGCTGGTGACCGCCGCGAACCTGGTCGAGGCAACCCAGGACTGCGGCGCGTTCGTGCAGATGTCCGGCGTCCTGAAGCGGATCGCCGTCAAGCTCTCGAAGAGCTGCAACGACCTGCGGTTGCTGTCGTCCGGGCCGCGCGCCGGCCTCGGGGAGATCAACCTGCCGCCGGTGCAGGCCGGTTCGTCGATCATGCCCGGCAAGGTCAACCCGGTGATCCCCGAGGTCGTCAACCAGGTCGCCTTCGAGGTGATCGGCAACGACGTCACCATCACCATGGCCGCCGAGGCCGGACAGCTCCAGCTCAACGCCTTCGAGCCGATCATCCTGCACTCCCTGTCGGAGTCCGTCACCCACCTGCGCGCCGCCTGCCTCACCCTCGCCGAACGCTGCGTGGACGGCATCACCGCCAACACCGAGGCGCTGCGCGCGAGCGTGGAGAACTCCATCGGCCTGGTGACCGCCCTCAACCCGCACATCGGGTACACGGCGGCCACCGAGATAGCCAAGGAGGCATTGGTGACCGGCCGCGGCGTCGCCGAACTCGTCCTGGAGAAGGGACTGCTGCCCGCCGAACGCCTCGCCGGTCTGCTGCGCCCCGAGGTGCTGGCCAACAGCGGGCACGCCCTGGCGTGAACGCGGCCGGCTGCCGGTCGCCGACCGACTCGCGGCCGTCGGTCGGCTCCCGGTCGACCCCCTACCACCTGCGACGAACGCGCCAGGACCGGTGCGGAGGCACAATGGTGATCATGACAACGACGTCGTCCCTCGCCTTCCAGCCGGTCCTGGAGCAGATCGCCGAGGAGATGGAGCGCACCCCCGGCCGCGGCCGGCCCGCGGACTACATCCCGGCGCTCGCCGCCTTCGACCCGCGCCGCTTCGGCATGGCCGTCGCGGAGCTGGACGGCACGGTGTACGGCGTGGGGGACTGGCGGCAGCCGTTCTCCACACAGTCCCTCACCAAGGTCTTCACCCTCGCGCTCGGCCTCGCCCGCGAGGGCGACGAACTCTGGGAGCACGTGGGCCGGGAACCCTCGGGCAACCCCTTCAACTCCCTGGTGCAGCTGGAGTACGAGGGGGGCATCCCGCGCAACCCGTTCATCAACGCGGGCGCGCTGGTCGTCACCGACCGCCTGCAGACGCGCAGCGGAGACGCGGCCGGCGAGCTGCTGGAGTTCCTGCGCGCCGAGAGCGGCAACCCCGGCCTCGACTTCGACGAGGAGATCGCCGCCTCCGAGGCCGCGCACGGCCACCGCAACGCCGCTCTCACCCATTTCATGGCGTCGTACGGCAACATCGACAACGAGGTGCCGGTCCTGCTCGACCAGTACTTCCGGCAGTGCTCCCTCACCGCCTCCTGCGCCGACCTCGCCCTGGCGACCGGCTTCCTCGCCCGGCACGGCGTGCGCGCCGACGGCGCCCGGCTGCTCACCCGGAGCCAGGCCAAGCAGGTCAACGCGGTCATGCTGACCTGCGGCACGTACGACGCCGCCGGTGAGTTCGCCTACCGGGTCGGTCTGCCCGGCAAGAGCGGCGTGGGCGGCGGCATCATCGCCGTGGTGCCGGGCCGCTGCACGCTGTGCGTGTGGAGTCCGGGCCTGGACGAGCACGGCAACTCGGTGGCGGGAGTGGCCGCGCTCGACCGGTTCACGACGCTCACGGGACTGTCCGTGTTCTGACCCCGCGCCGTCGCGACCCCGCCTCGCGTGACCGTGTGCGGGCTCGGTCCATGAAGTCGGTCAGCCGCGGCGGCAGCGGGGTGGTGCGCCGTATCACCGCCCTGTGCGCGTTGCGGGCAGGACGGCCGGCTCCGATACGGGAAGACCCGTCGGGCGCGGGGAACGTGTCGCTCCCCCCGCGTGCTTCCGGGCGGGCGGCGGGGCCGTCACGGGTCAGTCGCGGGTGAACCGGCGGCGCGCGATCCACAGCACCAGCGCCACCGCCGCACCGCCCAGGACGGCCGCGCCGGCGATTTCCGCGACGGCCGGCCAGCCGGGACGCCGTGACAGGTCCGCGGTGGCGGCCGCCGTCTGCGTCTGCGTCTGCGTCTGCGTCTGCGTCCGGGGCGGGGTGGGCGCCGGCGTCGTGCCGGGCGTCGCCGTGGAGCCCGGCACCGCGGTGGACGCCCGCGGGGGAGTGCGCGTGGGCTCCTGGGCGGGCGCCGCCTCCGGTCCCGCGAGGGGAGGGGGCGCGGTGCGCAGTGCGTCGAGCGAGCCCACCGGGTCGACCCGGCCGGCCGCCTCGAACCCCCAGTCGAGCAGTTTCCGAGCCTCCTCGTAGACCGCGTGGCCGCCGCCCGCCTGAGGGTTCATCACCGTCACCACGAGGGTGTGTCCGTCCCGGCGGGCGGCGGCCACCAGGGTGTTGCCGGCCTTGCTGGTGTAGCCGTTCTTGATCCCGACGAGCCCGGGGTACGGTTCGACGCCGTCGTGCCCGGTCAGCAGCCGGTTGGTGTTGGCGATGCCGTACGACCATCCGTCGCCGCCCGGGAACGTCGCCTCCGCCGTGCCGCAGTAGCGTGCGAAGTCGGCGTTGCGCAGCCCGTCCCGGCCGAAGACCGCCAGGTCGTACGCGGAGGACACCTGGCCGGGTGCGTCGTACCCGTCGGGCGAGCGCACGTGGGTGTCCAGTGCGCCGAGGGAGCGGGCCTTCTCCTGCATGCGGGCGGTCGTGGTGCTCCAGCCGCCGTTGAGGGCCGCCAGCACGTGCACGGCGTCGTTGCCCGAGTTGAGGAACACCCCGCGCCACAGGTCGGCGACCGAGTACGTCTGCCCCTCGGCGACCCCGACCAGGCTGCTGCCCGGCCCGATGCCCGAGAGTTCCTCCTCGGTGACCCGGTGCCGCAGGCCGGCGGGCAGCACCGGCAGCACCGTGAGGGCGAACAGGGTCTTCAGCGTGCTCGCCGGGGGCAGCTCGCGGTGGGCGTTCGACGCGGCGAGGACCTCGCCGGTGTCGGCGTCGGAGACGAGCCAGGACAGCGCCGAGACGTCCGGCACGCCGGGTACGCCGTCGTGCGGCCTCACCTGGACGCCCGAGCGGTACAGCACCGCGCTCCGCAACGCCTGCGCGCGTGTCGCGTGAGGCCCCGCGCCACCGGCACGGGCGCCGGCCGCTGCCGGGACCGGGCGAGGCCTGCCGGGGGAGCCGGGAGGGCCCTGGTCGGCCGCGGCGGGGGCGAGGGCCGCGACGGGACCGAGGGTCAGGGCGCCTGCCGCACAGAACACACCGGCCGAGACAGCGACCCGAGAGGAGAATCCGATCGTCATACGATCAACCTAGGAATGATCGCCCTGTCCCTCGGGTCGCCCGTGCCGAAGGCGGCCCCGCGAGCACCCCAATGGGGTACCGCTCCTCAGCCGGTCGGCAGGGTCGGCTGGATCAACCGCAGGAAGGCGGCGTTGTCGGGGGTCTGGCGCAGTCGTTCCAGGAGCGTCTCCAGGTTCGCCTGACCGTGCGCGGTCTGCAGCGCCCGGCGAAGACCGCGCACGGCGGTGGACTCGGCCGGGGAGAGCAGCAGTTCCTCGCGACGGGTGCCGGAGCCGTTGACGTCGACCGCGGG includes:
- a CDS encoding D-alanyl-D-alanine carboxypeptidase family protein, encoding MTIGFSSRVAVSAGVFCAAGALTLGPVAALAPAAADQGPPGSPGRPRPVPAAAGARAGGAGPHATRAQALRSAVLYRSGVQVRPHDGVPGVPDVSALSWLVSDADTGEVLAASNAHRELPPASTLKTLFALTVLPVLPAGLRHRVTEEELSGIGPGSSLVGVAEGQTYSVADLWRGVFLNSGNDAVHVLAALNGGWSTTTARMQEKARSLGALDTHVRSPDGYDAPGQVSSAYDLAVFGRDGLRNADFARYCGTAEATFPGGDGWSYGIANTNRLLTGHDGVEPYPGLVGIKNGYTSKAGNTLVAAARRDGHTLVVTVMNPQAGGGHAVYEEARKLLDWGFEAAGRVDPVGSLDALRTAPPPLAGPEAAPAQEPTRTPPRASTAVPGSTATPGTTPAPTPPRTQTQTQTQTQTAAATADLSRRPGWPAVAEIAGAAVLGGAAVALVLWIARRRFTRD
- a CDS encoding glutaminase, translated to MVIMTTTSSLAFQPVLEQIAEEMERTPGRGRPADYIPALAAFDPRRFGMAVAELDGTVYGVGDWRQPFSTQSLTKVFTLALGLAREGDELWEHVGREPSGNPFNSLVQLEYEGGIPRNPFINAGALVVTDRLQTRSGDAAGELLEFLRAESGNPGLDFDEEIAASEAAHGHRNAALTHFMASYGNIDNEVPVLLDQYFRQCSLTASCADLALATGFLARHGVRADGARLLTRSQAKQVNAVMLTCGTYDAAGEFAYRVGLPGKSGVGGGIIAVVPGRCTLCVWSPGLDEHGNSVAGVAALDRFTTLTGLSVF
- the aspA gene encoding aspartate ammonia-lyase; the encoded protein is MTTAVTRSEHDLLGDRDVPAEAYWGVHTLRATENFPITGTPISAHPHLVDALAAVKEAAALANEELGLLEPEKAAAIVAACREIRAGRLHDQFVVDVVQGGAGTSTNMNANEVIANRALELLGHAKGEYRFLHPNEHVNLGQSTNDVYPTAVKVATVFAVRGLLDAMAVLQNSYARKAVEFRDVLKMGRTQLQDAVPMTLGQEFSAYAVMTDEDRSRLAEAVELIHEINLGATAIGTGLNAPAGYAESARGHLARITGLPLVTAANLVEATQDCGAFVQMSGVLKRIAVKLSKSCNDLRLLSSGPRAGLGEINLPPVQAGSSIMPGKVNPVIPEVVNQVAFEVIGNDVTITMAAEAGQLQLNAFEPIILHSLSESVTHLRAACLTLAERCVDGITANTEALRASVENSIGLVTALNPHIGYTAATEIAKEALVTGRGVAELVLEKGLLPAERLAGLLRPEVLANSGHALA